In Numenius arquata chromosome 1, bNumArq3.hap1.1, whole genome shotgun sequence, the DNA window CTTCAAGCAAGTAATTTATCCCATCATGTACCTCCTTATCTTCTTCCTGGGTGCTGTTGGAAATAGCCTCTCcatttatgttttcttccagCCTTCGCAGAGGAAGACGTCGGTAAACATTTACATGCAGAACTTGGCTGTTTCAGATCTCATGTTTGTGAGCACTTTGCCTTTTCGGGCCACCTACTTCCTGTTGGGATCACGCTGGGTATTTGGTGATGTCCTCTGCAGGATCATGACTTACATCTTGTACGTGAACATGTactgcagcatttattttctcaCCGTGCTCAGCGTGGTTCGTTTCATAGCTATCGTCTACCCATTCAAGCGCTGGAAAGTAACCAACATGAAGTATGCCAAGATAATATGTGCAGCCATATGGGTCTTTGTCCTGGCAGCCTCCAGCCCTCTGCTATGCAAGGAAGTTGCTGGGTACACCGACCCAGGCAAGTGCTTGGATCTCCACCCCTCCAACACGCACAGGCTCCTGATAATGAACACCTTTGTCCTCGTCGTGGGCTTCATTCTGCCATTTTGCACAATTATTGTCTGCTACATCTTTGCAATAAGAGCATTGCTCAAGTCCAGGAATCCACAGTGCAAGAAGGCAGTTTGCCACAAGAAAGCACTGTCAACCATCATCATCActctcatcctcttcctcctctgtttcCTGCCGTATCATGTACTGCGAACAGTCCACCTGATGCACAGCAGCTGCAGCCCGGCCAACCTGCCCGTGCACAAGGTGCTGGTGGTCACTCTCTGCCTTGCTGCCATGAACAGCTGCCTTGATCCCGTCCTCTATTACTTTGCTGCTGAAAATTTCAAAGCCAGAATCAGAAGTTTGTACCGCAGATAGCTGACACAGAATTGCAAAGTATGAAgaatatgcaaaatatttatatatggtCCTGATGTGATATCTCGAGTGGGTCCATACTGTTCAATGGCAGAGGCTGTGTGGTGCTAGCCAGCTTGCAGCCATGCTGCTCAGTGCCAGGCATCTCTAGAGCAAAAGTGTCTTCGAAAGAGCTCATTGTGGATGGCCAAAACTGAGGCAGAAAGATCAGAGGTCAGGTGTCTGGGTGTGATCCCTGGTCTTCTTCTATTTAGCAGCGTAAATATACCTCTAGTGTTCATCCTCCCCAGGACAAGGGGTTGAAAGGGATTTACCTTACTATTAGAGTCCATTTATTTCACTTCACAATACTCAAAGAGTGGCTTGAAGGGAAACTGCTCCCCTGACCACCTCAGTGTCTGAACCTCTCTGTGCTCCATTTCCCTGTGTGTCCAGAGGTGTGTGGTTCAGATGCTGTGATACCCAACAGCTTCATAGCTCCCTGTCAGTTCCCTTTGCAAACACAGGCCAGAGGCCTGCGTGtaacagaaatgtaaagcatcaCTGATACTTTCTGCTGAGGCTGACTTACAAAGCAGACAGAGACCCAAACAGGAGCCAGCACAAGCTCAGGCTGTTCACAAGGCATTAGCATTTCTAAATTTTCCATTCTGAAGAGGCCACCGAGgtgtttatggttggactcagtgatctcagaggtcctttccaaccatgatgattctgtgattctgtgttctgCTTAACATTTCTCTGATTGTCAAGTGAGATAATGATTTCGAGTTAACGGCGCCGGTATGGAGCGCTATGAGTAAGATGACTGCTGGCAGCGAGAGCAGGATGCGGGCGCACGTAGCATCCTGCAGCTCTTCACGTGTGCGCCGATTCCTTCGAGGTCATTGCAGCACTTGTTTTTATGGTTAATTCTGAAAGCCAAGGTTAGGAAGCTCAGTGCCCATGCAGGGATCCAGagacaaacttttaaaattattttctccaaatgGGGAGCTAGGAAGTGGTAAACCAGTCTGACAGCAACCTGCTGCCAAAGGCATCCCTAATCCCCCACCTCCTGTCTGCTCCGAGGAGGAAGCTAGTCCCTTTTTTCATAGGATTAACTTCCAGTTTTTTTGAACTCCCTGACATCAAACACAGGGAAGCACTAAGCCAGGAACAGGAGGAAAGACGTGtagtggaggagaaggagggcagTTTCAGAAAGCAACGGAGAGCTACACCTATGTGTTCTTTGGAAAATCTCACCAGATGGCTGCCTGCATTTTTAGgttcctgaatatttttcaaaatatatttcctaGAAATCAGACCACTTGCAATTAAGTGAAAACAGGCTCCAAACTCAGTTTGACCACATTtagattttggttttaattacctcatttttgaattaaaaaaaaaaagacaagaagttttgtcatattttccagaaaagcagCCTGTCTTACATGAAAACTAGCAAAAATACTGAAAGCCTTCCCTCCCTGTGAAATCCACCCAAAGGAATGTTTCTGTCAGTGAAGATAGTTTCTCAATGCTCTGAACTTTTTTGGAGAACGTTATTGCTCCCAAACAAAAATAACTGCAGCTAGATATTTTCAGCTCGCTCTGaaatatgcagaaaacaaaacattgctgATCAGGTGGGAAAGTGCTTGGCAAATCACTGGGGAAATCACATTTTTCTTGACTATCTAAGGGTTATGTTCAATTGCAGAGTCAATCTATTTTGGTCACTTTATGCTGCCTTTGATGTAAGCACAGAGTTTTATCATAAGTCTTCACAGAAATTCATGCTCCAAATCCTTATTTCAGTAACTCAGTGGCATACCTGAGAGCTGACCTAATGATGCCATGTGAACTCCTGCAGTGCTTGGTCCCATGTTACTGAAGGAAAAGGGAATATTACCACTCGTTTGCAATGGAATGGGATTGACATGACAGCCTGTGCAGAAGGATGGTGGACAAATAATTGGAAGGAAGGGGGCAAACCAGCAGTTTTTCCCTGTCAGGAGCAGACCTCAACAGGGACAAATGATAATCTTGTAGCCTCTGACAAGATACTGTACACCTTAAATACTacgaggaaatggaaaaaaaaattagccacaTTCTAATCTCACTCACATGTTTTTGTCTGTATCTATCCAAATGCACCGTATTATCAGGTAATTTTGCACGTAGAGGATATATGTATCTCACTTAtgagatcacttttttttttttattgaccaTGCTACAACTTTGTTAGCAATTGAATTAACTGTCAAACCTGTGTTTTAATAAACCAGATTTACTAGTTGCTGAAGATATGTTTTTTATTGATTGCACAGCTAACAAGGAATCTCCGCAGAGTGCGGGGGGAGAAAGACCAAGAAACAGATATTGAGTTTCTGTAAGTGGGCCATCATTTCACAAGAAAGAAATGTCTGTGGAGGTGTGAGAGCATCCTGCTGCCTTTTTCACTTCACCAGCAAAATACTGGGGAACATCAGTCAAAATCTGGGGGGGGGCAGATAAagtaatagttttttttaaattatgatttacTTGCAAAAGGCTTCAAGACCATCCTTGTTAGGGATCCTCACATGCAGCTTTAAGAACACTTGCATAACATGCCACATGTCCTTTTTAGTGTCATTTCTCCATTTGGTATCCCTGCATGTGTCTTCTCACAGAGATGAAGACCAAGATTCTTCACTGTGGAGGTATCATAGTaaaaaatgtagtaaaaaaaagacaacatatttattctgaaaaatgaagCTCCTGACAGTTAAATTACTAGCAATGCCTCTAGGATCCTCAAGGGACCACCTACTCCTTAAAAAGTATTTTGATATGTTTCCTCAATTTTCCAGGAGACAAAATCTAACAATAGCTCTGTGCATGGGAAGTTAAAGCAAAAGTAAACTTGAACCTGAAGGAGACATAAGAACAGCAGATTAAGTCTTTAAGTGACTGGTACCCCTAAGCGACAGCAAATGTTCTAGCTTCATAGGCATGTTCTGCTGACATTCAGGGAAGCACTGGTATTTCTAGACAAAGGCAATTTTTCAATCCAAAACTACACACTATGTTGCCTTCCTCAACACACATCTTGTTACCATAGCTTATGTTTTGCTCTATCTCCTCAGAGTGTGTAGAAAGGGGAGTGCATTTtgctgctcagcatctccttctgAGGTACATGTTCCTCTATGCTTCGACAGCAGGTTGTGCTGGTAGAAGAGCAGGCGTCTGACTTTCCTCCTCGTCTTAGGGCTGTTGATGCTTCTCTTTGTCCTTTGGGATGTGCAAGATGATAGAAATGACCTGCTGCCCCTCTAGCTGATAGGAACGGAAATAAGATCCATCCAAAATAACCAAGTGTAATCGCAGTTAAGGAGGAGTCAGATGTTGTTTCAATAGTGACACCATCCCCGGGCTAATGTTTTGATTTCCTGCATCATATCTGAGCCAGTTTAAATGACAGcctttttaaaagacagtgtaAATGAAGTGCAAGTGCAGATTCCCTGAGAGGGTTCAGTATTGTTTGAGGCACTTCAGCTTTCCGGCCAGGGCTGACCGTGACCTGCCAGGTGATACGACTGTCCTCGCATGGGTATTCAGTCCTGTGCCTCTCACACAGTTATGCTGTGTATATACAGGAATCTTTCTGGACATCTGCAAAGCAATATATTTAATTACGTGCAGCTGATGTTATGTAGTTACATCTGTTCCTCCATGAGTCAACAGCTTAAGGAGGCCAAAGAAATTAAATAGCTTCCTTTGTCCCAAATTCCCTCTTCACCTTTGAGAAAAACTGGCCAGATTTCCACCACCACTTCCCCTCCTTTTGATTTTGCAGCTGAAAGGATAAAGCTGCAGGGGCCAAAGCCTGGTCATTCAAGTCACATTCCTGCTCACAGGAGCAAAATTTGAGCCTTTATTTCTGAAGCTGAGAAATAAAGCTTAGGACCTTGGTCCACCACCCATATTACCTCACGTGGGGCTTGAACGCtgccatggtttaaccccagccagcaactaggaccacgcagtcACTTGCTCATCCCCCCAGTTTGGATGGTGGAGCGAACTGgaggagtaaaagtgagaaaaaaacctcatgggttgagataaagacagtttaataggtagagcaaaagctgcacatgcaagcaaagcgaATCAAGGAATTCATtcgctgctttccatcagcaggcaggtgttcagccatctccaggaaagcagggctccatcatgcataatggttacttggaagACAGACGctgtaactccaaatgtcccacccttccttctttttcccccagctttatgaACTGAACAAGTTCTCacatggtgtggaatatccctttggtcagctggggtcagctgtcccagctgcgtcTCCTCCCAATGTTTTGTGCACCCCCAGGCTACTCATTgtcagggtggtgtgaggagcagaaaaggccttgaccacttagcaacaaccaaacccaccggtgtgctatcaacactattccttatcccaaatccaaaacacagcactacaccagctgctagcaagaaagttaactccatcccagctgaaaccatgataAATGCTCAGAGTGGCGGCTGGCAGGTTTGCTCATCACATTTGCTGTCTGCATTTCCAGATGTCGAGATATTGAGCCTGTTATCTGTTGAATGTTACTATGTCATCTTCTGAGCAGCCATGGTCGATGCAACTGGGGGTGATTCACTCAGAATAGAGCTGTGTTTCATAACATACAAAATTTTGGGGAAGGAAATCCCTGAATAGGGTATCTGCACTCCCTGAAGATGTTTCTTACATTATTGCCAGCTTTCAATTCTGGAGGCAGGGAGCCTGACCGTCTCTGGCAGGCCAGCTCCAAGTCCCTTCTGAGGTCCAGCCACAAAAGCTCTCCATGGCAGAGAAATCCCTGCTTGCTCTTGGTTTCTCCTTGCAACTAGTCTCTCACCAGAGTTTCAGGATGCTTAAGGGTGCTTTGTTCATTGCTGAGGTACTGCTTGCATGCTGCAAGTTAGCTTTTCTTTCCTGGCAACTACAAGGACAAACAAtccagaaagaatgagaaaagtaATCCAGCTCAAGAGCCATCATACATCTTCTGAAGGCCTTTATTCATGCATCTGGAACAGTGTCTTCTGGTGGCCCCtcaccactgaaagaaaaaatataaacccaGGTCAGGAATGTGAGTATGCTCTGAAAAAAAGTGCTCTCAGAatggttctttttctcttttcttttcttttcttttcttttcttttcttttcttttcttttcttttcttttcttttcttttcttttcttttcttttcttttcttttcttttcttttcttttcttttcttttttttttcccttcccttcccttcccttcccttcccttcccttcccttcccttcccttcccttcccttcccttcccttcccttcccttcccttcccttcccttcccttcccttcccttcccttttccttttttctttcttttttcttttcttttcttttcttttcttttcttttcttttcttttcttttcttttcttttcttttcttttcttttcttttcttttcttttcttttcttttcttttcttttcttttcttttcttttcttttcttttcttttcttttctttttttcttttcttttcttttcttttcttttcttttctcttttcttttcttttcttttcttttcttttcttttcttttcttttcttttcttttcttttcttttcttttcttttcttttcttttcttttcttttccccttcccttcccttcccttcccttcccttcccttcccttcccttcccttcccttcccttcccttcccttcccttcccttcccttcccttcccttcccttcccttcccttcccttcccttcccttcccttcccttcccttttcctcttttcttttcttttcttttcttttcttttcttttcttttcttttcttttcttttcttttcttttcttttcttttcttttcttttcttttcttcattttgaatcTAACCACTGAATACATTGAAGCACAGAGTTCCCTTTATAAAGCTGTTAGTAGCAGCACAGGCACACCTATATCCCCCAGAAGTGGAAGTGGTGTGTGGAGGACACAGCTCAGTGCTGCTACACTAGCTTTTCACTGGCACACAGTCACTTGAGCA includes these proteins:
- the CYSLTR2 gene encoding cysteinyl leukotriene receptor 2, producing MNISEMVLGANFTNNSFNCTIDDFKQVIYPIMYLLIFFLGAVGNSLSIYVFFQPSQRKTSVNIYMQNLAVSDLMFVSTLPFRATYFLLGSRWVFGDVLCRIMTYILYVNMYCSIYFLTVLSVVRFIAIVYPFKRWKVTNMKYAKIICAAIWVFVLAASSPLLCKEVAGYTDPGKCLDLHPSNTHRLLIMNTFVLVVGFILPFCTIIVCYIFAIRALLKSRNPQCKKAVCHKKALSTIIITLILFLLCFLPYHVLRTVHLMHSSCSPANLPVHKVLVVTLCLAAMNSCLDPVLYYFAAENFKARIRSLYRR